The bacterium DNA window CATTGGCGATAGAAATTTTATTGCCTTTCTGTTTGGTGCACTTGTTTTTGGAATTTGTGCCAGCGGATTAATTGCATTCGTGCGTGCCCATGTGCGCGTCAAGGATGATGCAATTACGGCAATTGTGATTGGCGGTTTTTTTGGAATCGGCATTGCGCTTTCACGCTGGATTCAAAATCTGCCCGGCGGAAACCGTGCTGGGTTAGACACTTTCCTTTTTGGCAAAGCTGCAGCGATGGTCAAAGCTGACGTAGAATTGATTGTCTATGTTTGTTTACTGGTGCTTGCTTTGGTTGTAATTTTTTACAAAGAGCTTGCAGTCTCGACTTTCGATCGTGAATTTGCAGCAGTTCAAGGTTGGCCGGTTAAGGCAATTGATTTTTTTCTTTCCGTTTTAGTCTGCGCGGTGACTGTTGTGGCCCTACCGGCTATCGGAGTTGTCTTGGTGGTGGCCTTACTGGTTATTCCAGCTGCGACAGCTCGCTTTTGGACGAACTCCTTGGCTACGCTATTGATCATGGCAGGTTGCATTGGTGCTTTTTCTGGGGCCTTGGGCTCAGTTTTGAGTGCCACGCTTGAAGCACCTTCTCAGACGCTCTCGCGTGGTTGGCCGACTGGTCCAATGATTACCTTAGTTGCCTTCAGTTGCTTTGTGATTTCTCTACTTTTTGCCCCGCGGCGTGGAATGATCTCGCACTATTTCAGGTTGAGACGATTTAGAAAGGATCTTCAAAGTGCTCGACTTAATTAACTCGATTGAACCATTGACGCTATTGACTGCTGTGCTTACGAGTGCCACGTGCGCGCTTGCGGGGAGCTTATTAGTAGTGCGTAGAATGTCGCTCTTAGGCGATGCGATTTCGCATGCGATTCTACCTGGATTGGCTATGGGGTTTATTCTTTCCGGTTCAAGGGCGCCGCTTTATATGTTAATTGGCGCGGCAGTGACTGGCTTACTGACTGCATTTCTGTCTCAGGCGCTAACTAATTTTTCCAAATTGCCCGCTGATACAATCATGGGAGTAGTATTTACATCTTTCTTTGCGGTTGGCGTGATTCTAATTACCTGGGTTGCGCGTGATATCGACCTCGATCCAGGTTGCGTGCTCTATGGACTAATTGAATTTGTGCCTTTTGATACGGTGCATATTTTCGGCGTGGAGCTACCTAAGGCGCTGGCTTGGAATTTTGCGATCTTTCCTCTCACGCTATGTTTGATTGGGGTTTTTTATAAGGAAATCAAAATCGTTGCTTTCGATAGCACGCTGGCTGCAGCGCTGGGGTTTTCTGTTCCGCTGATTCACTATGGCTTAATGACACTAATTGCGGTGATTGCGGTTTCTTCATTTGAAAGCGTGGGCTCAATTTTAGTTGTTGGAATGCTGACTGCTCCAGGAGCTACTGCTTATTTATTGACCGACAAGCTGCACGTGATGATTATTTTATCGGCGCTAATCGGGGCAACTGCAGCCGTGATTGGTTACCTGCTTGCGGTCATGGTCAATACTTCGATTGCGGGAATGATTGCCGGTGCGGGATTATTGATTTTTCTGGTTGTGCTATTCATCGCGCCAAAACATGGAATTTTAGCGAAAGAATTTAAACGCTTCCTGCTAGCGCTACGGATTGCTGAAGAAGATATCTTAGGCGCACTTTACCGTGCGCAGGAAAAATCTGAGCACGTTGTCTCAAAGCGACTATTAACAACTAAACTATCACCGATTACAAGTTCTGCCCCGCTAATTCGTAAAATTGCTTTAAGAAAGCTTGCCTTTAATCAGGAAGTTGCAGTTGCTGGCACGGGAGTGGTGACGCTCAGCCCTCGAGCATTTGAACGGGCGCAGGCAGTGATTCGTCGGCACCGTCTGTGGGAGTCATTTTTGTCTAAGGAGCTACAACTTCCTGAAGATCATTTGCACAGCCCATCGGAACGAGTTGAGCACTTTATCACAGAGAAATTGCAAGCTGAGTTGCAGCAAGAGCTTGGCGGGCAGAATAAAGATCCGCATGGTACGAATATTCCCTAAAGTTTGTTGGATTCTATTCTTGGGCTTAGGCTTGAACTTGATCTTCTCCTTTCTCCTTGCGACTTGTGGGTAAAGTCAAGGGAAAGTTCAAGCCTAAGTTTGAAGCTTACTGCAGCCCGCCCTGATTACTGTTCCACATCATGGCTGTGGCAAGCGCGTTGTGTTTGCCTTTTGGATGAAAAGCGCGCCCCGTGAAATATTCAGGAACCGGATATGCAGCGGGAACTTGAAACATCGCGATATCAACGCCAACTGACTCAGCATAACCTGGAAGCGTAGTTTCGCAGGCAGATCCCCCGATACAGTCGACATAGCGCTCATTATCACTGTAGTAAGTTTCTTCACCACGCGCTGCGGCATGTAAATTTTCTTCACTCAAAGCATCGAAGGCTCTCTTTTTGTAGTCAGCGTAGTAGGGAGTAGCAATCGCTGCTAGAATGCCAACAATTGCAAGGCTTGCCATGAGTTCTATCAACGTAAACCCAAGTTGGTTGGACTTTGTCTGAGGCGACAACCCGAGATATTTTTTTAGCAATTTTTCTGCGTAACGATGCATAAGTCGCAATTAAAAATTAATCACAAAAGTTTTACTTTAAAATCTTCCTTAGTTATTCCTATCGGCAATGTTCCCCAAAAAACTTAATGAACTCGAGAATAATTCTTTATTTTCAGTGGGTTATTACAGTGGATCAAGCTCGAAAAATACGCTATAGACATCGCGCAATAGATAATAATTGATAGGATTGCTTTATGACCCCACGAGTAAAAGAAATTTTAAGTTGGTATAGCACTGAAAATCCAGGTGTTTTAAGTAATTTGCGAAGAATTATGTGCACTGGAAATCTTGCCGGAACTGGTAGATTTGTAATCCTTCCAGTTGACCAAGGATTTGAACATGGCCCAGCACGTAGCTTTGCGCCAAATCCTCCGGCCTATGACCCGCGCTACCATTTCGACCTTGCGATTGAATCAGGTTGTAACGCTTATGCAGCCCCGCTTGGGTTTTTGCAAGCTGGAGCTACGGAGTGGGCTGGCGAAATTCCGCTAATTTTAAAACTGAATAATTCTGATTCATTGTTTAAAACTAAAAACCCCTGCTCATCAATCACGGGTAGCATTAAGGATGCACTTGAGCTTGGTTGCGCGGCAATTGGCTATACAATCTATCCGGGGTCTTC harbors:
- a CDS encoding metal ABC transporter permease, whose amino-acid sequence is MLDLINSIEPLTLLTAVLTSATCALAGSLLVVRRMSLLGDAISHAILPGLAMGFILSGSRAPLYMLIGAAVTGLLTAFLSQALTNFSKLPADTIMGVVFTSFFAVGVILITWVARDIDLDPGCVLYGLIEFVPFDTVHIFGVELPKALAWNFAIFPLTLCLIGVFYKEIKIVAFDSTLAAALGFSVPLIHYGLMTLIAVIAVSSFESVGSILVVGMLTAPGATAYLLTDKLHVMIILSALIGATAAVIGYLLAVMVNTSIAGMIAGAGLLIFLVVLFIAPKHGILAKEFKRFLLALRIAEEDILGALYRAQEKSEHVVSKRLLTTKLSPITSSAPLIRKIALRKLAFNQEVAVAGTGVVTLSPRAFERAQAVIRRHRLWESFLSKELQLPEDHLHSPSERVEHFITEKLQAELQQELGGQNKDPHGTNIP
- a CDS encoding pilin, whose product is MHRYAEKLLKKYLGLSPQTKSNQLGFTLIELMASLAIVGILAAIATPYYADYKKRAFDALSEENLHAAARGEETYYSDNERYVDCIGGSACETTLPGYAESVGVDIAMFQVPAAYPVPEYFTGRAFHPKGKHNALATAMMWNSNQGGLQ
- a CDS encoding class I fructose-bisphosphate aldolase, encoding MTPRVKEILSWYSTENPGVLSNLRRIMCTGNLAGTGRFVILPVDQGFEHGPARSFAPNPPAYDPRYHFDLAIESGCNAYAAPLGFLQAGATEWAGEIPLILKLNNSDSLFKTKNPCSSITGSIKDALELGCAAIGYTIYPGSSERNEMYQDLRELTQEARANGLAVVVWSYPRGEGLSKEGETAIDVVAYAAHIACQLGAHIVKVKPPSAHIEQDDARKAYDKAKIPV
- a CDS encoding metal ABC transporter permease, producing MLDLSFLSYANSRTVLVGTVLLGLCAGVIGVMMMLRRKSLLGDAVAHAALPGVCVAYLIIGDRNFIAFLFGALVFGICASGLIAFVRAHVRVKDDAITAIVIGGFFGIGIALSRWIQNLPGGNRAGLDTFLFGKAAAMVKADVELIVYVCLLVLALVVIFYKELAVSTFDREFAAVQGWPVKAIDFFLSVLVCAVTVVALPAIGVVLVVALLVIPAATARFWTNSLATLLIMAGCIGAFSGALGSVLSATLEAPSQTLSRGWPTGPMITLVAFSCFVISLLFAPRRGMISHYFRLRRFRKDLQSARLN